The candidate division KSB1 bacterium genomic sequence ATAAAAAAGCCACGGTTCACACCCTGCGCCATTCTGGAGTTTACCCCGCGCTCTTTGCGGGGCCACCCATCTTCTCGAAGCCGGTGTCAATCTCCGCCAGATTCAAGAGAACCTCGGCCACAACTCGCCCCAGACCACCGCTCTGTATACGCACCTCACCGAGCAGGCGTTCCGGCAAACCAAAGACGTGATCAACAAACTCAAGGAGGATCTGTGAGCGCAACAATGAACATCATCTTGAATTGGCGGACATCTTCCGCGAATACGGCCCCGCCTACTTGGAGAAATACGGCGACCGCATGCCACCACGTCACCGCACGGTCATGGAGAAGATCATCGCTTGTCGCACTGAAGAACTCGGCGGCGAAATCTTTCTCTGCGAGCCGTGTCATGAATATCGCTTCAGTTATCACTCCTGCCAGGATCGGCATTGCCCCAAATGTGGCAATGACAAAGCCGACGAATGGCTCAAGATGCAGAGCGCCCTGTTGTTGCCGGTGACGTATTTCATGCTTACTTTCACCTTGCCGGATACGCTCAACGCCGTGGCGCGCAGCAACCAAGCGTTCATTTACAGCCTCTTCTTCCAAACCGCGGCGGCCGCCCTGCAGAAGTTGGCGCGTGATCCGAAATTCGTCGGCGGCCAGTTCGGCTTCTTCGGCGTGCTGCAAACCTGGGCGCGTGATCTGGCGTATCATCCGCATCTGCATCTCGTCGTCGCCTGCGGCGGTTTGTCGCTAGATGGAACCACCTGGCTGCCGGTGCGGGGAAAATTTCTCGTGCCGGTCAAAGCGCTGTCGAAAATCTTCCGCGCCAAGTTTCGTGATGCGCTCAAGAAAAAGAAGCCCGAGCTGTTTAACCAAGTGCCGCCAGAGACCTGGAAAAAAAAAATTGGGTCGTCGATTGCCGGCCCGTCGGCTCCGGCGAACGGGCGCTCAAGTATCTCGCGCCCTACATCTTCCGCGTTGCCATCAGTAATCGCCGCCTGTTGAAACTGGAAACTTGTCCTGGAAGGAACGGCAACGTCACCTTTCAATATCGCGACGGCGACATTAAACAGTTCAAGGCCAGAACGGTCGCGGCGGAAGAGTTTACCCCGTGAGATAGTCACGGGTTTGATCGAAAGCATTCCATCACAGAAATATCTCACGGGGTAAATCCGGCGCTTCTTGCAGCACGTGTTGCCGCACCGCTTCATCAAA encodes the following:
- a CDS encoding transposase, which produces MEKKNWVVDCRPVGSGERALKYLAPYIFRVAISNRRLLKLETCPGRNGNVTFQYRDGDIKQFKARTVAAEEFTP